Proteins found in one Pseudomonadota bacterium genomic segment:
- a CDS encoding methyltransferase, giving the protein MNQGTTIATTTEILPDFQLSIQQPRHGYRYNMDPFILADFITLENNEKIIDLGTGVGIIPLLLARRFPKSGQFKGIEIQPELADIARGNVNQNDLQQQITIIQEDYRNYQKIAPPSSFGTIIANPPYYPQHRGRLNTCRQKAIARHEITTSLDTLIEAAAFFLEPGGSFFVSYPAERLPSLLTACSNRKLTPKKLQCLHSQPTQSAELILLLARQNGKEGLKITPPRFLNP; this is encoded by the coding sequence ATGAACCAAGGCACCACCATTGCCACCACTACTGAAATCCTTCCTGACTTCCAGCTATCCATCCAACAACCACGGCATGGATATCGCTATAACATGGATCCGTTTATCCTTGCTGATTTCATCACCCTGGAAAACAATGAAAAAATTATTGATTTGGGGACCGGTGTTGGCATCATTCCCCTCCTGTTGGCCCGCCGGTTTCCGAAGTCAGGACAGTTCAAAGGGATAGAAATCCAACCGGAACTGGCAGACATCGCCCGCGGCAATGTCAATCAAAATGATCTCCAGCAGCAAATTACCATTATCCAGGAAGACTACCGTAATTACCAAAAGATTGCCCCTCCATCATCATTTGGCACCATTATTGCAAATCCACCCTACTACCCACAACATCGAGGGCGTTTGAATACCTGCCGGCAAAAAGCCATTGCCCGTCATGAAATAACTACCAGTCTGGATACCCTGATCGAAGCTGCTGCTTTTTTTCTTGAACCGGGTGGCAGCTTCTTTGTCAGCTATCCAGCCGAACGATTGCCATCCCTTCTAACTGCCTGCAGTAATCGAAAGCTCACACCAAAAAAATTACAATGCCTCCATTCACAGCCGACCCAATCCGCAGAACTGATCTTGTTGCTGGCCAGGCAAAACGGTAAAGAAGGCCTGAAGATCACACCGCCGCGGTTTTTAAATCCTTGA